The Bicyclus anynana chromosome 3, ilBicAnyn1.1, whole genome shotgun sequence genome has a window encoding:
- the LOC112050063 gene encoding uncharacterized protein LOC112050063: protein MSHSVSTDLNRKENTSHTKNRNCRWKYSCKDMVNLDTCRIHSECKNNTTYILDEFPAVNISDPQDLAYLRLRKMLRVTYVDEEVEKILESRNLQLGPQKFNAAEVERLESLAEYFNNIIVKEQLGVTKPQNMNKMTGKYKDTIVSSN, encoded by the exons ATGTCTCATAGTGTTTCAACGGATTTAAACAGAAAAG AAAACACTAGCCATACCAAAAATAGAAATTGTCGATGGAAATATAGTTGTAAGGATATGGTTAATCTGGATACTTGTCGAATACATTCAGAATGCAAGAACAATACAACGTATATTTTAGACG AGTTCCCCGCCGTAAATATAAGTGATCCCCAAGATTTGGCATACTTACGCCTCAGGAAAATgt tGAGGGTCACCTACGTGGATGAAGAAGTAGAAAAAATAc tgGAATCTCGAAATTTACAATTAGGACCGCAAAAGTTCAACGCAG CTGAGGTGGAGAGACTGGAAAGTTTAGCCGAGTACTTCAATAATATAATCGTGAAAGAACAGTTAG GAGTCACAAAGCCACAAAATATGAACAAGATGACGGGAAAATACAAGGATACAATAGTAAGCAGTAATTAG